In one window of Agromyces badenianii DNA:
- a CDS encoding sugar-binding transcriptional regulator, whose product MIEQHATTAADGTESVPGKTRDALRAAHLYYMQDLTMDAIAHELHTSRSSVSRLLSHARASGLVEISIHSPLDLPSRIEQEILERFEVGAHVIPVPDHASDVDRLDRVALSAARILGRFVDSNQTIGIAWGSTMSAMSRHLVPKAIHNSEVVQLNGAGNGRTTGIVYASELLRRFGDAFGARVQQFPVPAFFDEPETRRAFWRERSTRRLLDLQERMDVALFGVGSPFAEVPSHVYQGGYLERADYEALSRDGAVGDVATVFYRADGSTDGIALNERATGPDFSVLRRAPRRVCVVSGRAKLASLRGALAAGLITDLIVDEGTARALVESPGDGE is encoded by the coding sequence ATGATCGAGCAGCACGCAACCACCGCCGCCGACGGCACCGAATCGGTGCCGGGCAAGACCCGCGACGCCCTTCGCGCAGCGCACCTCTACTACATGCAGGACCTCACGATGGATGCCATCGCGCACGAATTGCACACGTCGCGATCCTCGGTGTCGCGCCTGCTCAGCCATGCCCGCGCGAGCGGCCTCGTCGAGATCTCCATCCACTCGCCCCTCGACCTGCCGAGCCGGATCGAGCAGGAGATCCTCGAGCGCTTCGAGGTCGGCGCGCACGTCATCCCCGTGCCCGATCATGCGAGCGACGTCGATCGACTCGATCGCGTCGCCCTCTCGGCTGCACGAATTCTCGGCCGCTTCGTCGACTCGAACCAGACCATCGGCATCGCCTGGGGCTCGACGATGAGCGCGATGAGCCGCCACCTCGTGCCGAAGGCCATCCACAACTCCGAGGTCGTGCAGCTGAACGGCGCCGGCAACGGCCGCACGACGGGCATCGTCTACGCGAGCGAGCTGCTGCGCCGCTTCGGCGACGCGTTCGGGGCGCGCGTGCAGCAGTTCCCCGTTCCCGCCTTCTTCGACGAACCCGAGACCCGCCGCGCGTTCTGGCGCGAGCGCAGCACGCGGCGCCTCCTCGACCTGCAGGAGCGCATGGACGTCGCGCTCTTCGGCGTCGGTTCGCCGTTCGCGGAGGTGCCGAGCCACGTCTACCAGGGCGGGTACCTCGAGCGGGCCGACTACGAGGCGCTCTCCCGCGACGGCGCCGTCGGCGACGTCGCGACCGTGTTCTACCGCGCCGACGGTTCCACCGACGGCATCGCGCTGAACGAACGTGCGACCGGGCCCGACTTCTCGGTGCTGCGGCGCGCGCCCCGCCGAGTCTGCGTCGTCTCGGGTCGCGCCAAGCTCGCGAGCCTCCGCGGCGCCCTCGCGGCCGGACTCATCACCGACCTGATCGTCGACGAGGGGACCGCCCGCGCCCTCGTCGAGTCCCCGGGTGACGGGGAATAA
- the ribD gene encoding bifunctional diaminohydroxyphosphoribosylaminopyrimidine deaminase/5-amino-6-(5-phosphoribosylamino)uracil reductase RibD translates to MSAGEHTAADVAAMRRALELALRGPARGVNPRVGCVILSPDGEVIAEGWHRGAGTAHAEVDALAKLDSGAARGATAVVTLEPCNHTGHTGPCAVALIDAGIGRVVYAVADPGDHSAGGADRLRSAGVDVTAGVLDDEVEAMLDDWLFAARHRRPRVTVKWASSLDGRAAAADGTSQWITGPEARADVHRRRSAADAIAVGTGTVLADDPSLTARAPGGQFFDAQPVPVVFGRRAVPSDAAVTRHPQAPLFFEGAELHADLAELARRGIRSLFIEGGPTLASAFIAAGLVDELLVYVAPTLIGGPRLALGELGVTTIDAALRFDFAVIERLGDNLLLVARPTPTEGN, encoded by the coding sequence ATGAGTGCGGGTGAACACACGGCGGCGGATGTCGCGGCGATGCGCCGTGCGCTCGAGCTCGCCCTGCGGGGTCCTGCACGCGGGGTGAATCCGCGGGTCGGCTGCGTCATCCTCTCCCCCGACGGCGAAGTCATCGCCGAGGGCTGGCACCGCGGAGCCGGCACGGCGCACGCCGAGGTCGACGCCCTCGCCAAGCTCGACTCCGGCGCGGCGCGCGGAGCGACGGCCGTCGTCACGCTCGAGCCCTGCAACCACACCGGGCACACCGGCCCGTGCGCCGTCGCGCTCATCGACGCCGGCATCGGCCGGGTCGTCTACGCCGTCGCCGACCCCGGCGACCACTCCGCCGGCGGCGCCGACCGCCTGCGCTCGGCCGGCGTCGACGTCACCGCGGGCGTGCTCGACGACGAGGTCGAGGCGATGCTCGACGACTGGCTCTTCGCCGCCCGGCACCGTCGACCGCGCGTCACGGTGAAATGGGCGTCGAGCCTCGACGGCCGCGCCGCTGCCGCCGATGGCACGAGCCAGTGGATCACCGGCCCCGAGGCCCGCGCCGACGTGCACCGTCGGCGCTCCGCCGCCGACGCGATCGCGGTCGGCACCGGCACCGTTCTCGCCGACGACCCCTCGCTCACCGCACGGGCCCCCGGCGGCCAGTTCTTCGATGCGCAGCCCGTGCCAGTCGTCTTCGGGCGGCGCGCGGTGCCGTCGGATGCCGCGGTCACCCGCCACCCGCAGGCGCCCCTGTTCTTCGAGGGCGCCGAGCTGCACGCCGACCTCGCCGAGCTCGCCCGCCGCGGCATCCGCTCGCTCTTCATCGAGGGCGGCCCGACCCTCGCGAGCGCCTTCATCGCGGCCGGACTCGTCGACGAGCTGCTCGTCTATGTCGCCCCCACCCTCATCGGCGGCCCGCGCCTCGCCCTCGGCGAGCTCGGGGTCACCACGATCGACGCGGCGCTCCGCTTCGACTTCGCCGTCATCGAACGGCTCGGCGACAACCTCCTGCTCGTCGCCAGACCCACGCCCACGGAAGGGAACTGA
- a CDS encoding riboflavin synthase, with translation MFTGIIEELGTITRIERSGDAARLTVRGPLAVEGVEHGDSIAVSGVCLTVVDFDAEGFTADVMAQTLAMSTLDEAREGLAVNLERAARVGDRIGGHIVQGHIDGTAEVLEIRPGDAWRVIRFSLDPAHAPLVVDKGSIAVDGVSLTVSAVGDEPGGSWFEVSLIPETLTATTLGARVVGDRVNMETDILARQVERMLRFDTRRRDEPAGHGSSVIGFQAAPLAAPQPSAGGAA, from the coding sequence ATGTTCACCGGAATCATCGAGGAGCTCGGCACGATCACGCGCATCGAGCGCTCGGGCGACGCGGCACGGCTCACGGTGCGCGGCCCGCTCGCCGTCGAGGGTGTCGAGCACGGCGACTCGATCGCCGTCTCGGGCGTGTGCCTCACCGTCGTCGACTTCGACGCCGAGGGCTTCACCGCCGACGTCATGGCGCAGACCCTCGCGATGTCCACGCTCGACGAGGCCCGCGAAGGCCTCGCCGTGAACCTCGAACGCGCGGCCCGCGTCGGCGACCGCATCGGCGGCCACATCGTGCAGGGGCACATCGACGGCACCGCCGAGGTGCTCGAGATCAGGCCCGGTGACGCGTGGCGGGTCATCCGCTTCTCGCTCGACCCGGCGCACGCGCCGCTCGTCGTCGACAAGGGCTCGATCGCCGTCGACGGCGTCTCGCTCACGGTCAGCGCCGTGGGCGACGAGCCCGGCGGCTCGTGGTTCGAGGTCTCGCTCATTCCCGAGACGCTCACCGCCACGACGCTCGGTGCGCGAGTGGTCGGCGACCGGGTGAACATGGAGACCGACATCCTCGCCCGGCAGGTCGAGCGGATGCTGCGCTTCGACACGCGCCGGCGCGACGAACCCGCGGGCCACGGCTCGTCGGTGATCGGGTTCCAGGCGGCCCCGCTCGCGGCGCCGCAGCCGAGCGCCGGAGGTGCCGCATGA
- the ribA gene encoding GTP cyclohydrolase II gives MSLATIPEVLDALRAGKPVIVADDEARENEGDAIMAAEFATQEWIAWMVRHTSGYLCAPMPNDLADRLALPLMTERSEDVRGTAYTITVDAADRSSTGISASDRAHTLRVLADPAATPDRLIRPGHVIPLRAVDGGVRERPGHTEAAVDLLRLAGLSPVGVIGEIIADDGEMMRLPGLIDLGDREGLPVTTVAALVDWLEHHHAGHDLAATPPSASVPESSSVDFEVETALPTEHGEFRVRAYRDRATGADHVAIIAGDPAATAAGAIVRVHSECLTGEAFGSLKCECGPQLDAALEAIQQDGGVVVYLRGHEGRGIGLINKLRAYRLQEDGLDTLDANLALGLPIDARDYSAATAILTDLGIGRVRLLTNNPEKVRQLEAHGITVTERLPLVVGVGIGNAGYLDTKRHRMGHTIDDRQLTDGAAETLLEGHPS, from the coding sequence ATGAGCCTCGCCACCATTCCCGAAGTGCTCGACGCGCTCCGCGCCGGCAAGCCCGTGATCGTCGCCGACGACGAGGCTCGCGAGAACGAGGGCGACGCGATCATGGCGGCCGAGTTCGCGACGCAGGAGTGGATCGCCTGGATGGTGCGCCACACGAGCGGATACCTCTGCGCTCCGATGCCCAACGATCTCGCCGACCGGCTCGCGCTGCCGCTCATGACCGAGCGCAGCGAAGACGTGCGCGGCACCGCGTACACGATCACCGTCGATGCCGCCGACCGCTCCTCCACCGGCATCTCGGCCTCCGACCGGGCGCACACGCTGCGCGTGCTCGCCGATCCCGCAGCGACGCCCGATCGGCTGATCCGCCCTGGGCACGTCATCCCGCTGCGCGCGGTCGACGGGGGCGTGCGCGAACGCCCCGGCCACACCGAGGCGGCCGTCGACCTCTTGCGGCTCGCCGGCCTCTCCCCCGTCGGCGTCATCGGCGAGATCATCGCCGACGACGGCGAGATGATGCGCCTGCCGGGCCTCATCGACCTCGGCGACCGCGAGGGCCTGCCGGTGACGACCGTCGCCGCGCTCGTCGACTGGCTCGAGCATCACCACGCGGGCCACGACCTCGCCGCGACGCCCCCGTCGGCGTCCGTACCGGAATCCTCCTCCGTCGACTTCGAGGTCGAGACCGCGTTGCCGACCGAGCACGGCGAGTTCCGGGTGCGCGCCTACCGCGATCGCGCCACCGGCGCCGACCACGTCGCGATCATCGCCGGCGACCCGGCCGCGACCGCCGCGGGCGCGATCGTCCGGGTGCACTCGGAGTGCCTCACGGGCGAGGCGTTCGGATCGCTGAAGTGCGAGTGCGGGCCGCAGCTCGATGCGGCCCTCGAGGCGATCCAGCAGGACGGCGGGGTCGTCGTCTACCTGCGCGGCCACGAGGGGCGCGGCATCGGCCTCATCAACAAGCTCCGGGCGTATCGGCTGCAGGAGGACGGGCTCGACACCCTCGACGCGAATCTCGCGCTGGGCCTGCCGATCGATGCGCGCGACTACAGCGCCGCCACCGCGATCCTCACCGACCTCGGCATCGGCCGGGTGCGCCTGCTCACCAACAACCCCGAGAAGGTGCGACAGCTCGAGGCGCACGGCATCACCGTCACCGAGCGCCTGCCGCTCGTCGTCGGCGTCGGCATCGGCAATGCCGGGTACCTCGACACGAAGCGGCACCGCATGGGACACACGATCGACGACCGGCAACTGACCGACGGCGCAGCCGAAACCCTTCTGGAAGGACACCCATCATGA
- the ribH gene encoding 6,7-dimethyl-8-ribityllumazine synthase — MSGAGSPELDVDGRGLTVVIVAGSWHDEITNGLIAGATRTLEASGADFSLVRVPGSFELPVVAKAALEQGADAVVALGVIIRGGTPHFEYVSAAATDGLTRVALDTGKPVGFGLLTLDDEQQGLDRAGLAGSKEDKGREAAEAAIATVRALRELGRG; from the coding sequence ATGAGTGGAGCAGGATCCCCCGAACTCGACGTCGACGGTCGCGGGCTCACGGTCGTCATCGTCGCGGGCAGCTGGCACGACGAGATCACGAACGGCCTGATCGCGGGTGCGACCCGCACGCTCGAGGCATCCGGCGCCGACTTCTCGCTCGTGCGCGTGCCCGGCAGCTTCGAACTGCCCGTCGTGGCGAAGGCGGCGCTCGAGCAGGGCGCCGACGCGGTCGTCGCGCTCGGCGTGATCATCCGCGGCGGAACACCGCACTTCGAGTACGTCTCCGCAGCGGCGACCGACGGGCTCACGCGGGTCGCGCTCGACACCGGCAAGCCCGTCGGCTTCGGCCTGCTGACCCTCGACGACGAGCAGCAGGGTCTCGACCGTGCAGGGCTCGCCGGCTCGAAGGAGGACAAGGGGCGTGAGGCGGCCGAAGCCGCCATCGCGACCGTGCGCGCCCTGCGCGAGCTGGGCCGGGGCTAG
- a CDS encoding DUF2269 family protein, with protein sequence MDTLFSILHVVGAVFIVGPMAILPMTAMRAVRAGNGAQVAVLAKSTTIFSWLSLIVFLLGFGVMGMADEKYGLSFTTPWILWSIILYIVAFALTLFVVVPSMKKAAEALGASDGAEASKAGYPAIAAGSGIASLLLVVVVVLMVWKP encoded by the coding sequence ATGGATACCCTGTTCAGCATTCTGCACGTCGTCGGCGCCGTCTTCATCGTCGGTCCGATGGCGATCCTCCCGATGACCGCGATGCGAGCGGTGCGCGCCGGCAACGGTGCGCAGGTGGCCGTGCTCGCGAAGTCGACCACGATCTTCTCGTGGCTCTCGCTCATCGTCTTCCTGCTCGGCTTCGGCGTCATGGGCATGGCCGATGAGAAGTACGGTCTCTCGTTCACGACGCCGTGGATCCTCTGGTCGATCATCCTCTACATCGTCGCCTTCGCCCTGACGCTCTTCGTCGTCGTGCCGTCGATGAAGAAGGCCGCAGAAGCGCTCGGCGCGAGCGACGGCGCCGAGGCGTCGAAGGCGGGCTACCCCGCGATCGCGGCCGGCAGCGGCATCGCGTCGCTGCTCCTCGTCGTCGTCGTCGTGCTGATGGTGTGGAAGCCGTAG
- a CDS encoding MFS transporter, translated as MSTSTAATAAPATPANPRSRVVLASLIGTTIEFYDFYVYATAAVLVFPHLFFPTGDPTTALLSSFAVFGAAMVARPLGAVIFGHLGDKHGRKATLVGALLTMGIATFLIGLLPTYALVGWLAPLLLVILRIAQGFALGGEWSGAALVATENAPKGKRAWYGTFPQLGAPIGFIIANGLFLVIAAVLPSDDPSMPSQAFLDWGWRIPFLFSVVMVIVGLWVRLRLVESTAFSKASKEGKLKKLPLGEVFKHHWKQLILGTFFMLATYALFYLMTTFSLSYGRAPVEAAEGALPGLGYSYTTFALMLIGGVVFFGVFTLVSGPLADRWGRRKTLIWVTLGIIAFGLVWVPLLGAGFWGVMLWLVVGFSLMGLTFGPMGALLPELFPTNVRYTGSGISYNVSSILGAAVAPFIAVALWQSGGGSPFWVGIYLSVMAVLTLIALLLSKETKDIDIDA; from the coding sequence ATGTCCACATCCACCGCAGCCACTGCCGCACCCGCAACCCCGGCGAATCCGCGCAGCCGAGTCGTTCTCGCGAGCCTCATCGGCACGACGATCGAGTTCTACGACTTCTACGTCTACGCGACCGCCGCGGTGCTCGTCTTCCCGCACCTCTTCTTCCCCACTGGCGACCCCACGACCGCCCTGCTCTCGTCGTTCGCCGTCTTCGGCGCGGCGATGGTCGCCCGCCCGCTCGGCGCCGTGATCTTCGGCCACCTCGGCGACAAGCACGGCCGTAAGGCCACGCTCGTGGGAGCCCTGCTCACGATGGGCATCGCGACCTTCCTCATCGGACTCCTGCCGACCTACGCACTCGTCGGCTGGCTCGCTCCGCTCCTGCTCGTGATCCTCCGCATCGCCCAGGGCTTCGCCCTCGGCGGCGAGTGGTCGGGCGCCGCACTCGTGGCGACCGAGAACGCGCCGAAGGGCAAGCGCGCCTGGTACGGCACCTTCCCGCAGCTCGGGGCGCCCATCGGCTTCATCATCGCGAACGGCCTCTTCCTCGTCATAGCGGCAGTGCTGCCGTCGGACGACCCCTCGATGCCGTCGCAGGCCTTCCTCGACTGGGGCTGGCGCATCCCCTTCCTATTCTCGGTCGTGATGGTCATCGTCGGCCTCTGGGTGCGACTGCGCCTCGTCGAGTCGACCGCATTCTCGAAGGCGTCCAAGGAGGGCAAGCTCAAGAAGCTCCCGCTCGGCGAGGTGTTCAAGCACCACTGGAAGCAGCTCATCCTCGGCACCTTCTTCATGCTCGCGACCTACGCGCTCTTCTACCTGATGACGACCTTCTCGCTCTCCTACGGTCGCGCGCCCGTCGAGGCCGCAGAGGGCGCACTGCCCGGTCTCGGCTACTCGTACACCACCTTCGCGCTGATGCTCATCGGCGGCGTCGTGTTCTTCGGTGTCTTCACGCTCGTCTCCGGCCCATTGGCCGACCGATGGGGCCGCCGCAAGACGCTCATCTGGGTCACCCTCGGCATCATCGCGTTCGGCCTCGTCTGGGTTCCGCTGCTCGGCGCCGGATTCTGGGGCGTCATGCTCTGGCTCGTCGTGGGCTTCTCGCTCATGGGACTGACCTTCGGCCCGATGGGCGCGCTCCTGCCCGAGCTCTTCCCGACGAACGTGCGGTACACGGGTTCCGGCATCTCGTACAACGTGTCGTCCATCCTCGGTGCCGCCGTCGCCCCGTTCATCGCGGTCGCGCTCTGGCAGTCGGGCGGGGGCAGCCCGTTCTGGGTCGGCATCTACCTGTCGGTCATGGCGGTGCTCACGCTCATCGCCCTGCTCCTCTCGAAGGAGACGAAGGACATCGACATCGACGCCTGA
- the fdxA gene encoding ferredoxin — protein sequence MTYVIALPCVDVKDRACIDECPVDCIYEGERSLYIHPDECVDCGACEPVCPVEAIYYEDDLPDVWADYYKANVEFFDELGSPGGAAKTGTLDFDHPLVAALPPQAEGHA from the coding sequence GTGACGTACGTCATCGCGCTGCCCTGCGTCGACGTCAAAGACCGTGCCTGCATCGACGAGTGCCCGGTCGACTGCATCTACGAGGGTGAGCGCTCGCTCTACATCCACCCCGACGAGTGCGTCGACTGCGGGGCCTGCGAACCGGTCTGCCCGGTCGAGGCCATCTACTACGAAGACGACCTGCCCGACGTGTGGGCCGACTACTACAAGGCCAACGTCGAGTTCTTCGACGAGCTCGGCTCGCCGGGCGGCGCAGCGAAGACGGGCACCCTCGATTTCGACCACCCGCTCGTGGCGGCCCTGCCGCCGCAGGCCGAGGGGCACGCCTGA
- a CDS encoding FAD-dependent oxidoreductase: MTRPLRVAIVGAGPAGIYAGNILHRQVTAAGGEVAIDLFESLPAPYGLIRYGVAPDHPRIKGIVNSLHEMLDAGTIRLIGNVEVGRDVSVDELRERYDAVVFATGALKDAPLDIPGIDLPGSYGAADVVAWYDGHPDVPREWPLEAREIAVIGNGNVALDVARVLAKHPKDLLSTDVPANVVAGLEASPVTDVHVFGRRGPTHVKFTPIELRELGDVPDVDVIVYDDDFERAAGDPHADQLLASNNQVKVMTRTLNGWRKPADWQPTASRRLHLHFLHAPVEVLGTSRVEGVRFERTRPVGDGSVEGTGEFVDVAVQAVYRAVGYASSPVAGVPFDERAAVIPNDGGRVTDAAGTPIDGVYATGWIKRGPVGLIGHTKGDALETITNLLADAAAGVLPEPVVAAGPDGDEVFELLEARGIRYTTWAGWLELDAHERALGEAWEGDVVRERVKVVPREEQVEISGAGALVAS, encoded by the coding sequence ATGACCCGTCCCCTCCGCGTCGCGATCGTCGGCGCCGGCCCCGCCGGCATCTATGCCGGGAACATCCTGCACCGCCAGGTGACCGCCGCCGGCGGTGAGGTCGCGATCGACCTGTTCGAGTCGCTCCCCGCGCCCTACGGGCTCATCCGCTACGGCGTCGCGCCCGACCACCCGCGCATCAAGGGCATCGTGAACTCGCTGCACGAGATGCTCGACGCTGGCACGATCCGGCTCATCGGCAACGTCGAGGTCGGCCGCGATGTCAGCGTCGACGAGCTGCGCGAGCGCTACGACGCCGTGGTCTTCGCCACCGGCGCCCTGAAGGACGCCCCGCTCGACATCCCCGGCATCGACCTGCCCGGCTCCTACGGCGCCGCCGACGTCGTCGCCTGGTACGACGGGCACCCCGACGTGCCGCGCGAGTGGCCGCTCGAGGCTCGTGAGATCGCCGTGATCGGCAACGGCAACGTGGCCCTCGACGTCGCGCGGGTGCTCGCGAAGCATCCGAAGGACCTGCTGTCGACGGATGTCCCGGCCAACGTCGTCGCCGGGCTGGAGGCGTCGCCCGTGACCGACGTGCACGTCTTCGGCCGCCGCGGCCCCACTCACGTGAAGTTCACCCCCATCGAGCTGCGCGAGCTCGGCGACGTGCCCGACGTCGACGTGATCGTGTACGACGACGACTTCGAGCGCGCGGCCGGCGACCCGCATGCCGACCAGCTGCTCGCCTCCAACAACCAGGTCAAGGTCATGACCCGCACCCTGAACGGCTGGCGCAAGCCCGCCGACTGGCAGCCCACGGCGTCGCGCCGACTGCACCTGCACTTCCTGCACGCACCGGTCGAGGTGCTCGGCACCTCGCGGGTCGAGGGCGTGCGCTTCGAGCGCACGCGCCCCGTCGGCGACGGCTCGGTCGAGGGCACTGGCGAGTTCGTCGACGTCGCCGTGCAGGCGGTCTACCGTGCCGTCGGCTATGCGAGCTCGCCGGTTGCCGGCGTGCCGTTCGACGAGCGAGCGGCCGTGATCCCGAACGACGGCGGCCGGGTGACCGATGCCGCGGGCACGCCCATTGACGGCGTCTACGCCACGGGGTGGATCAAGCGCGGTCCCGTCGGGCTCATCGGACACACCAAGGGCGACGCCCTCGAGACCATCACGAACCTGCTCGCGGATGCCGCGGCGGGCGTGCTGCCCGAACCGGTCGTCGCGGCGGGGCCCGACGGCGACGAGGTGTTCGAGCTGCTCGAGGCGCGCGGCATCCGCTACACGACCTGGGCCGGATGGCTCGAGCTCGACGCCCACGAACGCGCGCTCGGCGAGGCGTGGGAGGGCGACGTCGTGCGCGAGCGCGTGAAGGTCGTGCCGCGCGAGGAGCAGGTGGAAATCTCGGGTGCCGGCGCCCTGGTGGCGTCGTGA
- the cobA gene encoding uroporphyrinogen-III C-methyltransferase, with protein MTTPPIPAPGRVTLVGAGPGDPGLLTIRGLRALEAADVVVADRLGARGVLDGLAAEGVTLRAEVVDVGKLPGHHAVPQDAINELLVALARDGKRVVRLKGGDPFIFGRGGEEVAFCHDAGVDVEVVPGITSAISVPAIAGIPLTHRGLATTFTVVTGHDQIQALGGGRDHTVVLLMGIGTLANSAITLARGERGVDCPVAVVEDGYGPRQRVTVGTLGTIALQAARRGIRSPAVVVVGDVVTLSPYAPEAIASGAGRAPRSTAP; from the coding sequence ATGACCACGCCGCCCATCCCGGCACCGGGCCGCGTCACCCTCGTGGGCGCCGGGCCGGGTGACCCCGGACTCCTCACGATCCGCGGACTGCGCGCACTCGAGGCCGCCGATGTCGTCGTCGCCGACCGGCTCGGCGCGCGCGGGGTCCTCGACGGGCTCGCCGCCGAGGGTGTCACGCTCCGCGCCGAGGTCGTCGACGTCGGCAAGCTGCCCGGCCACCACGCCGTGCCGCAAGACGCGATCAACGAGCTGCTCGTCGCCCTCGCCCGCGACGGCAAGCGCGTCGTGCGCCTGAAGGGCGGCGACCCGTTCATCTTCGGCCGTGGCGGCGAGGAAGTCGCGTTCTGTCACGACGCCGGTGTCGACGTCGAGGTCGTACCCGGCATCACGAGCGCCATCTCGGTGCCCGCGATCGCCGGAATCCCGCTCACGCATCGCGGCCTCGCGACGACCTTCACCGTCGTCACCGGGCACGACCAGATCCAGGCGCTCGGCGGCGGCCGCGACCACACCGTGGTGCTCCTCATGGGCATCGGCACGCTCGCGAACTCGGCGATCACCCTCGCCCGGGGTGAGCGCGGCGTAGACTGCCCCGTCGCTGTTGTCGAAGACGGCTACGGGCCTCGCCAGCGGGTGACCGTGGGCACGCTCGGCACGATCGCGCTGCAGGCGGCACGCCGCGGCATCCGCTCGCCCGCGGTCGTCGTCGTCGGCGACGTCGTGACGCTCAGCCCGTACGCGCCCGAGGCGATCGCCTCCGGCGCCGGGCGGGCACCGCGCTCGACCGCTCCCTAG
- a CDS encoding ABC transporter permease, which translates to MPHETTVLGGREAAGPEASAHDELRSLEAGLDRLQTDPERAPSAWRRFTTSVVPPIVFVVALVAAWQLYVVIAQPRPDIVPGPLDVVMAITQSWEAGRLQLAVATSLERGIVGFLIAVVVGTPLGLLLAEVKPLRRAIGPIISGLQVLPSVAWVPAAIIWFGLTDATVYFVVLMGAVPSIVNGLIAGVEQVPPQLRRVGTVLGAGPGRLAALVVLPAALPGYVAGLKQGWAFSWRSLMAAEIIAVGGTIGFGLGSMLDQSRELADLAGVLATILVILAIGILIELVVFAPLERRMLRRRGLLQGGSR; encoded by the coding sequence ATGCCGCATGAGACGACCGTGCTCGGCGGGCGCGAGGCCGCCGGCCCCGAGGCATCCGCACACGACGAACTGCGCAGCCTCGAGGCCGGCCTCGACCGCCTGCAGACCGACCCCGAACGCGCACCGAGCGCATGGCGCCGGTTCACGACGAGCGTCGTGCCGCCGATCGTCTTCGTCGTCGCCCTCGTCGCGGCCTGGCAGCTCTACGTCGTGATCGCCCAGCCGCGGCCCGACATCGTGCCCGGTCCGCTCGACGTCGTCATGGCGATCACGCAGTCGTGGGAGGCGGGCCGCTTGCAGCTCGCCGTCGCCACGAGCCTCGAGCGCGGCATCGTGGGCTTCCTCATCGCCGTCGTCGTCGGCACCCCGCTCGGGCTGCTGCTCGCCGAGGTGAAGCCGTTGCGACGCGCCATCGGACCGATCATCTCGGGCCTGCAGGTGCTGCCGTCGGTCGCGTGGGTGCCGGCCGCAATCATCTGGTTCGGCCTGACCGACGCCACCGTGTACTTCGTCGTGCTCATGGGCGCGGTGCCCTCGATCGTGAACGGGCTCATCGCCGGTGTCGAACAGGTTCCCCCTCAGCTGCGGCGGGTGGGCACGGTGCTGGGTGCTGGGCCGGGACGCCTCGCCGCCCTCGTCGTGCTCCCCGCCGCACTCCCCGGCTACGTCGCCGGGCTCAAACAGGGCTGGGCGTTCTCGTGGCGCTCGCTCATGGCGGCCGAGATCATCGCCGTCGGCGGCACGATCGGCTTCGGGCTCGGCTCGATGCTCGACCAGAGCCGCGAACTCGCCGACCTCGCCGGTGTGCTCGCGACGATCCTCGTGATCCTCGCGATCGGCATCCTCATCGAGCTCGTGGTGTTCGCCCCGCTCGAGCGACGGATGCTCCGCCGCCGGGGTCTCCTCCAGGGAGGCAGCAGATGA
- a CDS encoding ABC transporter ATP-binding protein, producing the protein MSGQTAIRIEQLGKRFGAGPLVLDDVNLTIATGEFVCLLGASGCGKSTLLNLIAGLDRPSTGSIDVPSDGAAVMFQEAALMPWLTARQNVELALRLRGVPRTARRGAALELLDTVNLADAAEKRPHELSGGMRQRVALARALAQDRSVLLMDEPFAALDAITRDLLHEELERVWRRTGRTIVFVTHNVREAARLGQRVVLLSSRPGRVAGEWRIDSTEGRRIESPEVAALSIEITEQLRKEIRRNAA; encoded by the coding sequence ATGAGCGGGCAGACGGCCATCCGCATCGAGCAACTCGGCAAGCGCTTCGGCGCCGGGCCGCTCGTGCTCGACGACGTGAACCTCACGATCGCGACGGGTGAGTTCGTCTGCCTGCTCGGGGCGTCGGGCTGCGGCAAGTCGACGCTCCTGAACCTCATCGCCGGGCTCGACCGGCCGTCGACCGGCTCGATCGACGTGCCGAGCGACGGTGCGGCGGTCATGTTCCAGGAAGCGGCGCTCATGCCGTGGCTCACGGCCAGGCAGAACGTCGAGCTCGCCCTCCGCCTGCGCGGCGTGCCGCGCACCGCGCGGCGCGGCGCGGCACTCGAGCTGCTCGACACGGTGAATCTCGCGGATGCCGCGGAGAAGCGCCCCCACGAGCTCTCCGGAGGCATGCGCCAGCGCGTCGCGCTCGCCCGTGCACTCGCGCAGGACCGCTCGGTCCTGCTCATGGACGAGCCTTTCGCCGCCCTCGACGCCATCACCCGCGACCTCCTGCACGAGGAGCTCGAACGCGTCTGGCGCCGCACCGGGCGCACCATCGTCTTCGTCACGCACAATGTGCGCGAAGCCGCTCGGCTCGGGCAACGGGTCGTCCTCCTGTCGTCCCGGCCCGGCCGAGTCGCGGGCGAATGGCGCATCGACTCCACCGAGGGTCGCCGCATCGAGTCGCCGGAGGTCGCGGCGCTCTCGATCGAGATCACCGAGCAGCTCCGGAAGGAGATCCGCCGAAATGCCGCATGA